TGGTGGTTGAAGACGATATCGCCACAACGAAGATGCCGCTGATATCACCGAATCATTTTAAAACTTTTGTCAATCAGTATAACCGGCAGATCGTCGAGAAAGCCCATGCAAAGGGACTCAAAGTGGTCCGCCACTCCGACGGCAACCTTTGGCCCATCATGGATATCCTGATTGAAACCGGATATGACGGCATCAATCCCTTAGAGCCCCAGGCAGGCATGCACATGAAAAAGGTGAAAGCGTACTGCGGGGACAAACTGTGTCTGCTGGGCAATATCGACTGCGTGGATCTGCTGCCCTCGGGCACCCCGGAGCAGGTCGAGCAGGCGGTCATTCAAACAATCGAAGACGGCGCCGACGGCGGCGGGTTGATTCTCTGCTCTTCGAATTCATTGCACCCGGGCGTAAATCCCGAGAATTGCATGGCCATGTTCAAAGCCGCAAGAAAACACGGCCGCTATCCACTAAAATAGGCGTTTCGTTTAGGAGCCACCTCCTGATGACCCAATCCCAGTCCTGGAAAGTATTCTGGCTGCTGTTTCTGCTCTACATGTTCGATTACATGGATCGCATGGTTGTGGTGTCCCTGTTCCCCTTTTTAAAACAGGACATGGGAATAACCGATGCCCAGTGCGGCCTTCTGGTATCTGCCGTTTACTGGTCGATTCTGATTGTCTCTTTTCCGGCGTCTGTCCTCGTTGACCGCTGGAGCCGGACCAAAAGCATTTCCATTATGGCCGCGATCTGGAGCATGGCGACGCTGGCCTGTGCATTCACACGGACATTTTCCCATCTCTTTACCGCCAGAGCGGTTATCGGTGTGGGTGAAGCCGGGTACGCCCCGGGCGGGACGGCCATGCTTTCCAATTATTTCCCGCAGGAGAAAAGGGCCCGGATTCTTGGCCTCTGGAATGCGTCCATCCCCCTTGGCAGCGCACTTGGCATTGGTTTGGGCGGCTTTGTCGCCCACCACTTCGGCTGGCGCCACGCATTCGGGTTGGTGGCCCTTCCCGGTCTGGTCCTGGCCATCCTGTTCTATTTTGTCCGCGATTACCCAACCGTGCGGCTCACGAAGAAAGCGCCGTCCGGTGAAGAGAAAAAACTGCGATTCAATGAATTGACAAGGCAGTTTACCCATAACAGAACCCTGGTCTGCAACAATCTGGCTTTTGCCCTGAATGTGTTTGTCACGACCTCTCTTCTGACCTGGCTGCCCACCTATTTTCACCGCTTTGACAACCTGGCCATGGATGAAGCCGGCATGAAGGCCAGTTCCATCATGATTCTCGCCATCATCGGGGCTCCCCTGGGAGGATTTTTATCCGATGCCTGGATGAAAAAGAGAGAAAATGCCCGCCTGCTGTTCCCGGCGGTTTCCTCCGTGGTTACCGGCATCCTGCTTTGGGTCGCCTTTACCTTCCTGCGTGGAAACGCGCAATATGGCGTCCTGTTTCTCATCGGCATCAGTGCAGTGGCGTTTGTTCCCTCCTGTGTCGCTGTGACCCAGGATGTCGTTCACCCGGGGCTACGCGCAATTTCCTTGAGCCTGAATATTATCATTCAGCATCTGTTGGGTTCCAGCCTGGCACCGGTGGTGATCGGCAGGCTTTCGGATGTCTACGGCCTGGACAAGGCCCTGACATTTCTGCCCGGTTTTGCGTTTCTGGCAGGGGTGCTGCTTTTTGCGGGATCGTTCTTCTATAAGGATGATCTTTTCAAATAGCCTTTTCAGAAAACATTCAGCCGCAAAGCGGTTTGAATTCGGTCCCGCCAATCCGGCTTGACCCGCGCTTCATCGGCATATTCCCGCCACCGGGACACCGTGCTTTGAACCTGTTTCACAATGGCCTCGGCGCGTCCCCGTTTCATGGATGCAAAACGGGCGCAGGCGCGAAAATCATCCAGGATGAAATCATCGCGCTTGCCGTTCATCGTCATCTGATGGCTGCCGGTCCAGGCGCCGTCCGGGTTGTAGCTGTAGGTGACATCAAAGGCGGGAGACAGCGACCATCGACCGTTTTTATCCATTAAGAAGGCGATGTTTTTTACATGGTCGTCCTGGTTGCGGGCGATGATGTTGAACGCCATGCGCCGGAACTGTTCTTCCACGGCATCCATGGGCAGCCCCAATTGGCGGATCGCCAGCAGGGCCTGCTCATAGCTGTAGGCGCCCGCCATGTTGAAATCGAAGTGGGCCAGGCCGCACAGGGATTGCATGTACAATTTCTCACCATCGTCGGTCCGGTCAAAACGGCGGGTCATAAAGTGCCGCCTGCCATTTTCCTCAAAAAGCCGGCATTCGGTCATGGTGATGCCGGCATCCCTGGCCATCATCCAGTAAGCATATTCAACGGCGCCATAGCCCTGGGGATCGGCAAGCTCCTTGTCGCGGTTGCCGGCAACCCCGTCGAACTTGAGCAGCCAGTGCCGGAACCCTTCGGGGGCATCCACCTGGCCTGAACGCACCTCATTGGTGGCCGGATTCCAGGCGATGATGGCCTTGGCCCGGGCACCGCCGGCCGAAGTGCCCACTTTCAGGATGTCCGCCAGCGTCTTTTCCTTGTTCCGGTCGTCAAATGAGACCGACAGATGGTTTCGCCGGGATAAAATTTCCGATGCCAGGGCCACCAGCCGATCCACCTCGATAGGCGAAGATCGCCGCTCCCTGGGGCCGATGGCCGGTGCAAACTCCAGGGCGCCGGTCCCGCGCCGCCCCACATAGCAGAGGCGCTCCACGGCGGTGAACGTTTCCGCTGCGCGTCCCTGGGTGGCCAGCCAGGCGTTGATCAGGGCATGGCCGAATTTGTCCGGCAGGGCATCGGCCAGCATGCCCGGCAAGCCGTAAAACGTCCTCGCAGGAAGCTCCGGAAAGGTGTAGACCCGCCGGGACAGCGGCATCATCAGCGGCGCCACCTCGATGCCGCTGTGAACGAAGTCGCCGTCATATTCAAAGGCGGCCACATTGCCGTCTTCCATCTCCGCCACAGCGCCTATGGTTCGGCCCCACAATTTCACCTCGGCATAAGCGCTCACGTTTTCCAGCTCCAGTTGTTATCCGGTGTGCGTTTTTTGCGTTTGGAGGATGCCCGTTTGCGGACCTTGCCTTTGATTTTGACCATCTCCATGGGGCTGGGGCCGGTTTCGGGAAGCCACTGTTCAAACCCCGACACCAGATCCAGTACGCGGCATATGCGAATCAGGTTGGCCGTCTGGGACGAGTAGCCGGCCTCGATGCGCTCTACTGTGCGTTTGGAAACCCCCGCCTCGTGGGCCAGATCCGCCTGGGTCAGTTGCATGTCGATGCGTTGCCGGCTGAGTCTTTTCCCAAGCGCTTCCAGTATGGCCTCGTCCGTCATGATTTTATTAATCTTCATAATCGTAATTTTTGATGAATTATTTCTTATAATTGGTTTTATACGTCATTTATTACGATATATAAAACATTAATATAAATTTTACAAGTCGTAAAATACGGCGATTTAAATTATTTATCACAATTATATCGTAAATTTTGACGAATTGAAAAGCATAAAGTAGCGGTTGTCGAGCTTTCCGCAGAATCGGGGAACAAATTGGGGAGGGTTGAAATTCTCGCCGGCCTCAGCCTTTTGCTGAATCTTATTCTGATATCCGGCTGCCTGAAAAAAAGAGATGATGCCGACGTAATCTCCCGGCCTCATCGGCTGTACTTATTTGCTCCGGGCAACCGCCCGGGAAAAAGCCTCTCGAAGGCCGCTTGGAAGATGATCCGGTTCCAGGCGGCCTTTCCTTTTTCATTATGTGTGCATGTCTCCGGTAGCCATGAAGCGTTCGTGAAAGGCGAACGCCTCACTGAGGATATGCGGCTCGTGCCCGCCCGTGGTTCGAATGGCGCGCTGGTAATAGTCCCACAGAAGATCGCGATAGTCGGGGTGGGCGCACTTCTTGATCACCTGTTCGGCCACCTGGCGCGGGGTCAGCGGGCGGGTGTCGACCAGGCCGTATTCGGTAACCACCACATCCACCGAGTGCTCGCTGTGATCCACATGGGAGACCATGGGCACGATGGCCGAGATTTTTCCTCCCTTGGCCGTGCTGGGCGTGACGATGAAGGACAGGCCCCCGTTGCGGATGAAATCGCCGGAGCCGCCGATGCCGTTCATCATCTGGGACCCATTGACATGGGTGGAATTGACATGGCCGTAAATATCGACCTCGATGGCCGTGTTGATGGCGATCACCCCCAGGCGCCGGATAACTTCCGGTGCGTTGGAGATCTCCACCGGCCTGAGAACGATTTTGTCCCGGTAGCGATACAGTTCGTTGAAGAACCGTTGGCGGGCTTTGTGGGAAAGCGTCATGGCGGAGCCGGAGGCGGCGTGCACTTTTCCGAGGTCGATCAGATCCAGCACAGCGTCCTGCAGGACCTCGGAATAGAGATCGATGGTTTGGAAGAACTTGTTTTCGATGAATCCATTCAGGACCGCGTTGGCCACGTCGCCCACGCCGGACTGCCAGGGCAGGGAAGGGGGCATGCGGTCATGGTCGATTTCATGGGCCACGAAGTCCAGGATGTTTTCGGCGATTTTCTGCGATACGGTATCCGGCTCGTTGAACACCGCGCAACTGTCCTCTTCCCGGCTGTAAAGAATGGCCACCACCTTGTCGGGGTCCATGTCGATGAACGGCTTGCCGATGCGGTCGCTCGCGCGGTAGATGGGAATGGGCATGCGGTAGGGGGGATCCTCGGGAATGAAGATGTCATGGACACCTTCCAGGTCCAGGGGTTCTGCGGATATTTCGATGATGATTTTCTCGGCCTCCCGAACGTAGGTAGGTGTGTTGCCCACGGACATGGTGGGGATCAGGTGCCCTTTTTTCGTGATGGCCACGGCCTCCACGACGGCTACATCGGCCTTGCCCCAGTTCCCGTCACGAACTTGGGCGGAGAGGCGCGAAAGGTGATCGTCCTTGAAGTGAATCTTCCCCTGGTTGATTTTCTGCCGCATGCAGCGATTGCTCATATAGGGCCGCCGCCAGTCGACCAGATCGGCCTCGGCCAGCACGCCGTCCACGGCATCGCCGGTGGATGCGCCGGCGAACAGATTGATTTTGAACTGCTCGCCGGCCTTGTGGCGGCGGACC
This window of the uncultured Desulfosarcina sp. genome carries:
- a CDS encoding MFS transporter, giving the protein MTQSQSWKVFWLLFLLYMFDYMDRMVVVSLFPFLKQDMGITDAQCGLLVSAVYWSILIVSFPASVLVDRWSRTKSISIMAAIWSMATLACAFTRTFSHLFTARAVIGVGEAGYAPGGTAMLSNYFPQEKRARILGLWNASIPLGSALGIGLGGFVAHHFGWRHAFGLVALPGLVLAILFYFVRDYPTVRLTKKAPSGEEKKLRFNELTRQFTHNRTLVCNNLAFALNVFVTTSLLTWLPTYFHRFDNLAMDEAGMKASSIMILAIIGAPLGGFLSDAWMKKRENARLLFPAVSSVVTGILLWVAFTFLRGNAQYGVLFLIGISAVAFVPSCVAVTQDVVHPGLRAISLSLNIIIQHLLGSSLAPVVIGRLSDVYGLDKALTFLPGFAFLAGVLLFAGSFFYKDDLFK
- a CDS encoding HipA domain-containing protein is translated as MSAYAEVKLWGRTIGAVAEMEDGNVAAFEYDGDFVHSGIEVAPLMMPLSRRVYTFPELPARTFYGLPGMLADALPDKFGHALINAWLATQGRAAETFTAVERLCYVGRRGTGALEFAPAIGPRERRSSPIEVDRLVALASEILSRRNHLSVSFDDRNKEKTLADILKVGTSAGGARAKAIIAWNPATNEVRSGQVDAPEGFRHWLLKFDGVAGNRDKELADPQGYGAVEYAYWMMARDAGITMTECRLFEENGRRHFMTRRFDRTDDGEKLYMQSLCGLAHFDFNMAGAYSYEQALLAIRQLGLPMDAVEEQFRRMAFNIIARNQDDHVKNIAFLMDKNGRWSLSPAFDVTYSYNPDGAWTGSHQMTMNGKRDDFILDDFRACARFASMKRGRAEAIVKQVQSTVSRWREYADEARVKPDWRDRIQTALRLNVF
- a CDS encoding helix-turn-helix domain-containing protein; translation: MKINKIMTDEAILEALGKRLSRQRIDMQLTQADLAHEAGVSKRTVERIEAGYSSQTANLIRICRVLDLVSGFEQWLPETGPSPMEMVKIKGKVRKRASSKRKKRTPDNNWSWKT
- a CDS encoding succinate CoA transferase, with the protein product MSEDRIRFKSLLDKVTDPDAACQHIQNGTNVFISGFTAGYPKLIPQALVRRHKAGEQFKINLFAGASTGDAVDGVLAEADLVDWRRPYMSNRCMRQKINQGKIHFKDDHLSRLSAQVRDGNWGKADVAVVEAVAITKKGHLIPTMSVGNTPTYVREAEKIIIEISAEPLDLEGVHDIFIPEDPPYRMPIPIYRASDRIGKPFIDMDPDKVVAILYSREEDSCAVFNEPDTVSQKIAENILDFVAHEIDHDRMPPSLPWQSGVGDVANAVLNGFIENKFFQTIDLYSEVLQDAVLDLIDLGKVHAASGSAMTLSHKARQRFFNELYRYRDKIVLRPVEISNAPEVIRRLGVIAINTAIEVDIYGHVNSTHVNGSQMMNGIGGSGDFIRNGGLSFIVTPSTAKGGKISAIVPMVSHVDHSEHSVDVVVTEYGLVDTRPLTPRQVAEQVIKKCAHPDYRDLLWDYYQRAIRTTGGHEPHILSEAFAFHERFMATGDMHT